The genomic region GGGCTTTGCATATTTTAAAACAGGACTCTTTATTACAGAAAATGAGTATAAAATGGAATAAAGAGCAGAATATTGTCAAAACAGGTGAGGGAAGATGGCAAAAGTTCGATTAAGTGAATGGAAGAAAAAAGAAGTGATCAACTGCTGTGACTGTAAAAAGCTTGGTTATATAGAGGATTTGATCATTGATGAATGTAAAGGATGCATAGAGGCCCTGGTGGTACCGGAGGGAGGAAAATGGTGTAATTTTTTCGGAGATGGGACGGAGTATATCATTCCTTTTTCCTGCATTAAAAGGATTGGTCCGGACCTGATTCTGGTGGAAATCCATGAAGAAAAATAGGAGAAATTTGTTTGACTTATGTTTGTGGAAAAGATATACTGTATTTGAATATAAAGACAGTATAATGGACAGAAAGGAACGATTCAGATGAAGTGCCCATATTGCAATAATCCGGATACAAGAGTTATCGATTCCAGACCGGCAGAAGACGGGAGTTCTATCAGACGCCGCCGTTCATGTGATGTATGCGGCAAACGTTTTACGACATATGAGAAAGTAGAGACAATTCCACTGACTGTGATCAAAAAGGACAATACAAGAGAGCAGTATGATCGTCGGAAAGTAGAGAATGGAGTTGTGCGTGCTTGCTATAAACGACCGGTTGCAACAGCAGATATTCAGAAAGTTGTTGACAGAATAGAGACAAAAGTTTTCAGCCTGGAGGAAAAAGAGATTCCAAGCAGTGCGATCGGAGAAGCAGTCATGGATGAACTGAAGGCACTGGATGAAGTTGCTTATGTCAGATTTGCATCTGTTTACAGAGAATTTAAAGATGTAAGTACGTTTATGGATGAATTAAAGAAGATATTAGAATAAGAATGAATTGCTTATAAAGTAATAAAGTGATAGAATATAAGGGAGAAGCAAAAAATTATTTGCTTCTCCCTTTTTCAAAAAGAAAACAGATATAGAATTATCTTTACAGTATATGGAAATAATAGAAACAGATAAAATGATAGAAGATGAACGATAGAATAGATTGGGTGAAATAATATGAGAACATATAAGTTAACCATTTCCTATGATGGAAGCAGATATCAGGGATGGCAGAGACAGGCCACAACAGATAACACAATACAGTATATTCTGGAGTGGAGTATCGGTAAACTGGTTGGATATCGTGTGCATATAGATGGATCGGGAAGAACAGATGCGGGTGTTCATGCACGTGGACAGGTTGCAAGTGTGAAACTTTCTAAATTATATGATACCAAGGAACTCAAAGATTCACTGAACAGATATCTTCCGGAAGATATCCGTATTGTGAAAGTAGAACTTGCCAAGAATGGTTTTCATGCACGCAAGAGTGCCAAAGGGAAAAAATACGAATATTATATTGACTGTCGTGAAAAACCGGATGTTTTTTCCAGAAGATATTGCTATCATTATCCGGAAAAACTGGACATCGAGGCAATGCGTGATGCAACAAAATATCTGATAGGACCAAAGAATTTTACAAGTTTTACGGATGATAAAGAATGCAAAGATCCAATCCGTAAGATTACAAACATTAAGATAGTAAGCAGCGGAGAAAAAGTGCGGATCACCTATTACGGAACCGGATTTTTATATCATATGGTAAGAATCCTTACAGGAACACTTCTGGAGATTGGTGCAGGAAAGAGGGATGCATCCATGCTGCCGGTCGTAATTGCAGCAGAGGACAGAAGCCTTGCAGGATTTTTAGCTCCGGCAAGAGGATTGTTTTTAAGAAAAGTATATTATTAAACTGCGCCTATATGGGTGAATCAGGGACAAAAAAGTAAGAACGGTCGGGAGGAAGATATGAAGTTTATATCGTGGAATGTCAACGGAATCCGTGCATGTGCACAAAAAGGATTTATGGATATTTTTAATGAAGCGGATGCAGATATTTTCTGTATACAGGAATCAAAGATGCAGGCTGGGCAGCTGGAACTAGATACGCCGGGATATCATCAGTACTGGAATTATGCTGAGAGAAAAGGTTATTCCGGAACGGCAATCTTTACAAAAGAAGAGCCTCTTTCCGTGAGCTATGGATTGGGAATAGAAGAACATGATAAAGAAGGCCGTGTGATTACGTTAGAGTTTGAAGACTTTTATTTTATTACAGTCTATACACCAAATTCACAGAGCGAACTTGCACGACTGGATTACAGAATGCGATGGGAAGATGCGTTTCTTGCATATCTTAAGAAATTAGAAGAAAAGAAACCGGTGATCTTCTGCGGAGATCTTAATGTAGCACATAAAGAGATTGATTTGAAGAATCCGAAAACCAATCGTAAAAATGCGGGATTTACGGATGAGGAGAGAGGAAAATTTACGAATCTGTTAAATGCGGGGTTCATTGATACGTTCCGCTATTTTTATCCGGATGCAGAGGGAATCTATTCTTGGTGGTCATACCGCTTCAGTGCAAGAAAGAAGAATGCAGGCTGGCGTATTGACTATTTCTGTGTATCTGAAAGCCTGAAAGACAGGATAAAAGATGCGAAAATCCTGACTGAGATCATGGGGTCGGACCATTGCCCCGTGGAACTTGATTTTGAATAAAAACATATAAAAAGAAAAACATAAGCGAACCGTGCAATATTTATTGCACGGTTCGCTTATGTTTAAGAAACAGTATTGTCTGAATATCGGTTGGTCAAAAAATTTTATAGAAATCCGCCGTCAACTCCGATGATCTGTCCGGTCATATATTCTGGAGCATGTACAATATTCCATACCATCTGAGCGATTTCTTTCGGAGTACCATATCTGCCGGCCGGAATTTCTTCTTCAAGAGCCTTTCTCTCTTCGCTGGTAAGCTGATCATTCATAGAGGTATCGATTACTCCGCAGGCAATCGCATTAACCTGAACGTTACTCGGTGCGAGTTCTTTGGCGAGCGCTTTGGTAAATCCGTTGATGCCGGACTTGGAAGCAGAGTATGCAACTTCACAGGAAGCACCGGATGTCCCCCACATGGAAGAAATATTGATGATTTTTCCGGAACGTTTGGAAACCATCGGAGGAATCGCCTGTCTGCAACAGTAAAATACGGAAGAAAGATTAGTTTGAATGATCCGGTTCCAGTCCTCATCTGTCATATCAGTCAGAAGATTAATATAGGAAATACCTGCATTGTTGACGAGTACATCAAGATGTGTACATTCCTGATAAATTTTATTGTAAATTGCCCGTACGTGGTCAGGATTTCCTACATTACCCGGTACAAGTGTACATGGAGTATGGTATTTTTCGGTGATATATGCCCGGAGCTTTTTGAGCTCATCTACAGAAGAAGAGCAATTCAAAAATGTATGATATCCGCGGGAAGCGAATAAAAGTGCGATGCTTTTCCCGATGCCTCTGGAAGCACCTGTAATAAAGATTGTTTTTTGTTCCATAATTTATCTCCCCCTGATCAATTTATAGTGCCAGGATATCCAAACCGCCATGCGCTTGAAAGGGACAGCAGGCGGCGGGGTCCAAAGGCAACTTTTCTTTTATTATATACTGAAATTATTGTCATTTAAAGTATCAGGTGATATTATTTATATATTAAAGACATAACTAATCAGGCCGTATCATCGGCTCCAAAGACCATATGCGATAAAAGAGAGGTACCATTATGA from Dorea longicatena harbors:
- a CDS encoding YlmC/YmxH family sporulation protein, with the translated sequence MAKVRLSEWKKKEVINCCDCKKLGYIEDLIIDECKGCIEALVVPEGGKWCNFFGDGTEYIIPFSCIKRIGPDLILVEIHEEK
- the nrdR gene encoding transcriptional regulator NrdR gives rise to the protein MKCPYCNNPDTRVIDSRPAEDGSSIRRRRSCDVCGKRFTTYEKVETIPLTVIKKDNTREQYDRRKVENGVVRACYKRPVATADIQKVVDRIETKVFSLEEKEIPSSAIGEAVMDELKALDEVAYVRFASVYREFKDVSTFMDELKKILE
- the truA gene encoding tRNA pseudouridine(38-40) synthase TruA, coding for MRTYKLTISYDGSRYQGWQRQATTDNTIQYILEWSIGKLVGYRVHIDGSGRTDAGVHARGQVASVKLSKLYDTKELKDSLNRYLPEDIRIVKVELAKNGFHARKSAKGKKYEYYIDCREKPDVFSRRYCYHYPEKLDIEAMRDATKYLIGPKNFTSFTDDKECKDPIRKITNIKIVSSGEKVRITYYGTGFLYHMVRILTGTLLEIGAGKRDASMLPVVIAAEDRSLAGFLAPARGLFLRKVYY
- a CDS encoding exodeoxyribonuclease III, with amino-acid sequence MKFISWNVNGIRACAQKGFMDIFNEADADIFCIQESKMQAGQLELDTPGYHQYWNYAERKGYSGTAIFTKEEPLSVSYGLGIEEHDKEGRVITLEFEDFYFITVYTPNSQSELARLDYRMRWEDAFLAYLKKLEEKKPVIFCGDLNVAHKEIDLKNPKTNRKNAGFTDEERGKFTNLLNAGFIDTFRYFYPDAEGIYSWWSYRFSARKKNAGWRIDYFCVSESLKDRIKDAKILTEIMGSDHCPVELDFE
- the ymfI gene encoding elongation factor P 5-aminopentanone reductase, with the protein product MEQKTIFITGASRGIGKSIALLFASRGYHTFLNCSSSVDELKKLRAYITEKYHTPCTLVPGNVGNPDHVRAIYNKIYQECTHLDVLVNNAGISYINLLTDMTDEDWNRIIQTNLSSVFYCCRQAIPPMVSKRSGKIINISSMWGTSGASCEVAYSASKSGINGFTKALAKELAPSNVQVNAIACGVIDTSMNDQLTSEERKALEEEIPAGRYGTPKEIAQMVWNIVHAPEYMTGQIIGVDGGFL